A genomic stretch from Deltaproteobacteria bacterium includes:
- the ftsL gene encoding cell division protein FtsL has translation MTRRKAVRKPRSTLTPWLLLIVFFVAELLVFSWCRVQYVQTGYDIDQVKQERRQLIALHHELQVEEARLRSPERIRRLAQKRGLVMPDSSHVVVLP, from the coding sequence ATGACAAGACGAAAGGCCGTCAGGAAGCCGCGTTCAACACTGACCCCATGGCTTTTGCTGATAGTGTTTTTTGTGGCAGAGCTATTAGTCTTCAGCTGGTGTCGCGTGCAATATGTGCAGACCGGATACGACATTGACCAGGTGAAGCAAGAGCGCCGGCAGCTCATAGCGCTTCATCATGAGCTTCAGGTCGAAGAGGCACGGTTGAGATCTCCGGAGCGGATAAGACGTCTTGCCCAAAAACGAGGTTTGGTCATGCCTGACTCCAGTCATGTTGTCGTGCTCCCATGA